The sequence below is a genomic window from Syntrophales bacterium.
TAGGGAGAAATCTTTCATGGTGATGGTGGAGAAGCAAGATTTCTCGTCGCTTCGCTCCTCGAAATGACAAAGTGTGGGTGCTCCTCGAAGTGACGGGGTATGGGTGTTCCTCCGTTATTCTGATTGCTTTTCTCCATTACCTTGTTTCCTTCTACTGTCCTTTCGACGTAAGCGTCCGCCCGTCCCCCTCCGTCATTTCGACCGTAGGGAGAAATCTTTCATGGTGATGGCGGAGAAGCAGGATTTCTCGTCGCTTCGCTCCTCGAAATGACAGAGTGTGGGTGCTCCTCGAAATGACGGAGTATGGGGTTCCTCTGTCATTCCGACCGTAGGGAGAAATCTTTCATGGTGATGGTGGAAAGGCAAGATTTCTCGTCGCTTCGCTCCTCGAAATGACAGAGTGTGGGTGCTCCTCGAAATGACGGAATATGGGTACTCCTCGAAACGACGGAGTATGGGGCTCCTCTGTCATTTCGCCTGTCCCCCTCCATAGGCGTACGTATATGACATCATGCGGCACATGATTCCGGAGGTGGGAGCGTTGCCTTTACCGGTGTCAATTCGGTTCCCTTCTCCGGGTTTGCCGGTGCGTCCATGCTTAACGATGCCCGTTTACGGCACGTCGATTGTATGATGCAGGCCCGCCGGAGGCGGGCTGGGGCGCTTTGCAGGAGTTCATCAAAAGCTCTCCCCGGAGGAGCCTGCCCGCAGAGGGGAAAAACAGAGCAACGGTGGCTCTCAACGGGTCATTATTGTGTCCGGGAGTACCGGGGAAGGCCGCCCGTTCGGGCGGCCTTCCCGAGTGTGAGAGGGAGTGCTTCTCGTCGTCCGTGTCGTGTTTTATGGTTCTTCGGGACAGCGTGACCCGGCGCTTCACGCGGCGGGTTGTGTTCCGAAGGACCGGCCGGCGCGGTACTCTAGTCGCAGAGTTCGAAGAGGGCCGCCGCTCCCATTCCCCCGCCGATACACATGGACTCGATACCGTACCTGGCTCCCCTGGCCTGCATTTCCGTCATCAGTTGGGAACAGAGCTTCGCTCCGGTGCATCCCAGCGGGTGGCCCAGGGCAATGGCGCCGCCGTTGACGTTGATGATGCGTTCATCACTGTCGGAAGCCCAGAGTTTCCTGTTCTCATAGAGTCCCAGTTGCTGAAGGCTGTAGATGGCCTGGGAGGCGAAGGCCTCGTTCACTTCAAAGAGATCGATATCTTCAATCTTCATGCCCGTCATGGAGAGAAGTTTCGGGATCGCGTAGGCGGGTCCCACGCCCATCTCGTCGGCCCGGCAACCCGCGACGGTGTAGCACTTGAGTTTCGCGATGGGCTTGACGCCGTACTTCTTGACCGCGTCGCCGCTCATCAGCAGTGTCGCCGCGGCGCCGTCGGTGGTTTGAGACGCGTTGCCCGCCGTGACCGAACCCAGGGCCGCGAAGGCGGGCCGGAGCTTGGCAAGGCCTTCGATCGTCGTGTCGGCCCTGACGCCGTCATCGAAATCCTGGACGAAGGTCTCCTTGACGGTGATGCCGTTCTTTTCTACAAACCTGACCGCCTCGGTGGGTATGATTTCCTTGAAGCGGCCCTCCTTCTGGGCCGCCGCCGCTTTCATCTGGGAGTGGTAGGCGAACTCATCCTGCATTTCCCGGGTGACTTTGTAGCGGTTTGCCACGTTTTCGGCGGTCATGCCCATTGAGATGTAAACATCGGGGTTCTCTTTCGTCCACTCGGGATGAGGTCTGGGAAGGTTTCCGCCCATGGGTACGATGGACATGGATTCCAGTCCTCCACCTATGGCGACGTCGCACCACCCGACCATGATTCGCATGGCCTGCAGGGCGATGGCCTCGAGGCCGGAGGAGCAGAAACGGTTGATGGTCGCGCCGCAGGTTTCATCGGGGAATCCCGTCATCTGCGCGATAATCCGGCCGATGTTGAGTCCCTGCTCCGCCTCGGGGAAGGCGCAGCCGACCATGATGTCTTCGATGTCCTTTTTCTCGACGCCGTCGGTTCTGTCCATAAGTCCGTTCAGCGCGGTCTTCAGAAGATCCTCGGGCCGGGTCGACGCGAAGGCCCCTCTGGCCCTTCTGCAGCCGGGAGTCCGTACGGAATTGACAATATATGCTTCTCTCATTGGCTTATCCTCCTGGTTGGTTTCTCATTCTCTCGACTCGTATCGTGTCACTCGTCATGGCGTCCCCGGTCGGCGGGAGCCGTTCCGGAGGATTCATCGTGACCCGGCGCTAGAGGAACAAGGGCTTGCCGGTTTTCATTATATTTTCGGCCATTTTCTGCGTGTTTTCAGTCTTCCAGAGGTCAATGAAGGCCTCTCTTTCGAGAGTCATCAGGTGTTCCTCTGAAACCTGGGTTCCCGCGGGCACATCGCCGCCGGACATGCAGAAGCAGATCTTCTTGGCGATGAATTCCATGTGGGGGGTAATGTAGCCGCCGCCCTTCATGTTGTTCATTTCCGCCCAGATCATGCCCTGAGCCTCCCTGCCGAAGACGGGGATTTTCTTTTTCAGCGGCGGTCCGTAGCCGTCATCCACCATCTTGAGAACTTCTTTTTTGGCCTCGCCGATGAGATTGTCCCTGTTCATGACGATCCTGTCACAATCGCGGAGGAAACCGTTCCTGCGGGCGTCGGCGGCGGAGTTCGATACCCTCGCCTGGGCCACGGACATGAAGGCCTGTACGAAGAACCCCGCGTAGTCGGTTATCTTTGCCGTTTCAGGCTTCGACTCGACGAAGCGTCTCCAGAGGTTGGTCATGCCGCACCCGCCCGGAACCAGGCCGGCTCCGATTTCCACCAGTCCCATGAAGAGGTCCGTGTGGGCCACGATCCTGTCGGCCGCCAGGGATACCTCACAACCGCCGCCCAGAGTCAGGCCGAAGGGGGCCGCCACGATGGGGAAGGCGGCATAACGCATGGCTTTCATGCCCTCATGGGCAGTGGCGATGAAGGTGTTTATTTCGTCGAAGTTTCCGTCCCGGGCCAGCCCGAGCATGTAGGCCAGGTCTCCGCCGGCGGAGAATGCTCCCGGCATGCCGCCGGCCTGGTTTCCGATGACCATGCCCAGCCCGTTCGCGTCGACGTACTCGGTCGCTTTCGCCATGAACTCGATCATGTCCTTGTTTATGGCGTTCATCTTGGAGTGGAATTCGAGGCAGAACACGCCATCGCCGATGTCGATGAGCGAGCAGGAGGGAGTGGTGAGAACAACCTTGTCCAGGGCCTTGATGTTCTCCAGATTAAGCGCCTTTTCGCTTGTCTCTATCGGTTTGTAGGACTCGCTCGCGAAGTCGTAGAAGTACTTCTTCCCGCCTTCCACCTTGTAGAATCGCGTGACGCCTCCGGCAAGCATTGCGCGTACCTTCCCGGGCACGGCCATGCCTTCGGCGTCCATTTTCCGTACCGATTCTTCCAGACCGATGGCGTCCCATGACTCGAAGGGGCCCATTTCAAAATTGTAGCCCCACTTCATGGCATTATCGATTTCCACGATGGTGTCCGATATTTCGGGAATACGGTTGGCGGCGTAGATAAGTCCGCCGGCCAGCACCCGCCAGGCGAATTTCGCTCCCTTGTCATCTCCGTAGAGGAGGGCCTTTTTCTTTTCGGGAAGGCTCTCTTTTTTCTTTGCCTCCGCCAGCGAGGGGAAATCAACGGTGCCGTATTCTTCGTATTCACCGGTCGCCGGGTTTATCACCTTGCGAAGCTTCTTCCATTCCGGGGTCAGTTCGGTCTTGTAGAATCCCGCCTTGGTCTTATTGCCCAGAAGGCCCTTTTCCACCATATCCTTGACGAAGTCGGGAAGCTTGAAGACTTCGCGTTCCTCGTCTTCGGTACACAGGGCGTAGGTGTTATCGGCCACGTGTTTCAGGGTGTCGATGCCCACCAGGTCCGATGTCCTGAAAATGGCCGTTTTGGGTCGTCCCACGGCCGGTCCGAGGAGGGCGTCCACCTCAGGAATGGTGAGACCCTCTTCCATCATGGCGTTAAAGCACAAGCCGATCCCGTGAACACCGATGCGGTTCCCGATGAAGTTCGGCGTGTCCTTGGCCCAGACGATCCCCTTGCCCAGCCTCGTTTCACCGAAGCCGGCGATGAGCTTCAGGACCTCCTGTTTTGTTTCTTCTCCGGGGATGATCTCCAGGAGGTGCATATAGCGAACAGGGTTGAAAAAGTGAGTTCCCAGGAAGTGTTCCCTGAATCCCGCGCTTGTTCCTTCCGACATGGCCTTCAGGGGGATACCCGAAGTGTTCGAAGAAACAACGGTGGTGCCGGAGCGAATGGCGTCGATCTTCTTGAAAAGCTCGTTCTTGATCTTGAGGTTTTCCACGACGACCTCGATGATCCAGTCACAGTCCCTGAGTTTGTCGAAATCGTCTTCCAGGTTTCCTGTTGTAATCCGGGTTGCGTCATCTTTGGAGAAGAACAGCGGCGGTCTCGCCTTGAGGGCGTTTTCGAGTCCCGCGTTCACAATCCTGTTTCTGGCTTTCGGATCGTCCTTCTC
It includes:
- a CDS encoding thiolase family protein; amino-acid sequence: MREAYIVNSVRTPGCRRARGAFASTRPEDLLKTALNGLMDRTDGVEKKDIEDIMVGCAFPEAEQGLNIGRIIAQMTGFPDETCGATINRFCSSGLEAIALQAMRIMVGWCDVAIGGGLESMSIVPMGGNLPRPHPEWTKENPDVYISMGMTAENVANRYKVTREMQDEFAYHSQMKAAAAQKEGRFKEIIPTEAVRFVEKNGITVKETFVQDFDDGVRADTTIEGLAKLRPAFAALGSVTAGNASQTTDGAAATLLMSGDAVKKYGVKPIAKLKCYTVAGCRADEMGVGPAYAIPKLLSMTGMKIEDIDLFEVNEAFASQAIYSLQQLGLYENRKLWASDSDERIINVNGGAIALGHPLGCTGAKLCSQLMTEMQARGARYGIESMCIGGGMGAAALFELCD
- a CDS encoding 3-hydroxyacyl-CoA dehydrogenase NAD-binding domain-containing protein, with amino-acid sequence MVQRIKKAAVIGSGIMGGGIAAILAGAGVEVLLLDIVPFDLKEDEKDDPKARNRIVNAGLENALKARPPLFFSKDDATRITTGNLEDDFDKLRDCDWIIEVVVENLKIKNELFKKIDAIRSGTTVVSSNTSGIPLKAMSEGTSAGFREHFLGTHFFNPVRYMHLLEIIPGEETKQEVLKLIAGFGETRLGKGIVWAKDTPNFIGNRIGVHGIGLCFNAMMEEGLTIPEVDALLGPAVGRPKTAIFRTSDLVGIDTLKHVADNTYALCTEDEEREVFKLPDFVKDMVEKGLLGNKTKAGFYKTELTPEWKKLRKVINPATGEYEEYGTVDFPSLAEAKKKESLPEKKKALLYGDDKGAKFAWRVLAGGLIYAANRIPEISDTIVEIDNAMKWGYNFEMGPFESWDAIGLEESVRKMDAEGMAVPGKVRAMLAGGVTRFYKVEGGKKYFYDFASESYKPIETSEKALNLENIKALDKVVLTTPSCSLIDIGDGVFCLEFHSKMNAINKDMIEFMAKATEYVDANGLGMVIGNQAGGMPGAFSAGGDLAYMLGLARDGNFDEINTFIATAHEGMKAMRYAAFPIVAAPFGLTLGGGCEVSLAADRIVAHTDLFMGLVEIGAGLVPGGCGMTNLWRRFVESKPETAKITDYAGFFVQAFMSVAQARVSNSAADARRNGFLRDCDRIVMNRDNLIGEAKKEVLKMVDDGYGPPLKKKIPVFGREAQGMIWAEMNNMKGGGYITPHMEFIAKKICFCMSGGDVPAGTQVSEEHLMTLEREAFIDLWKTENTQKMAENIMKTGKPLFL